In one window of Halorubrum sp. BV1 DNA:
- a CDS encoding Vms1/Ankzf1 family peptidyl-tRNA hydrolase has product MIDRLLGRAELKERIAELEEANRHLERRAEAEEERRSDAVADRQRAEERVNELEHRIESLEERLERTGGDEAAVEFRRVSDARGTRLDDALGRLRAMESDNPEGLLTAFVPDANAVPESVSDWFGERTALVRRAAPAVVLADDTGAVSAAITPAVEPAAFDGWDDRFRLEQSWFRPTGRLVFAVVRSDTFALGVYEDGERVDFEGFTSEVKSAHSKGGFSQGRFERRREGQIDEHLDDAIDVIAEYAEDETVNGDDIDRTIVVGERSVLGRVRQHADVTDVSDATGSPRDALDDAFRDFWTARIHAI; this is encoded by the coding sequence ATGATAGACCGGCTGCTCGGTCGGGCCGAACTCAAAGAGCGGATCGCGGAGCTCGAAGAGGCGAACCGCCACCTCGAACGCCGCGCCGAGGCCGAAGAGGAGCGGCGCTCCGACGCCGTCGCCGACCGCCAGCGCGCCGAGGAGCGCGTGAACGAACTCGAACACCGGATCGAATCGCTGGAGGAGCGGCTGGAGCGAACGGGCGGCGACGAGGCCGCAGTCGAGTTCCGTCGCGTGAGCGACGCGCGCGGCACGCGCCTCGACGACGCACTCGGGAGGCTTCGGGCCATGGAGAGCGACAACCCCGAGGGACTTCTCACGGCGTTCGTTCCCGACGCCAACGCCGTCCCGGAGAGCGTCTCCGACTGGTTCGGAGAGCGGACCGCGCTGGTGCGGCGGGCCGCCCCCGCGGTGGTGCTCGCGGACGACACCGGTGCGGTGAGCGCCGCGATCACGCCGGCCGTCGAGCCGGCGGCGTTCGACGGCTGGGACGACCGGTTCCGGCTGGAACAGTCGTGGTTCCGGCCGACCGGCCGACTCGTCTTCGCGGTGGTCCGCTCGGACACCTTCGCGCTCGGCGTGTACGAGGACGGCGAACGCGTCGACTTCGAGGGGTTCACGTCCGAAGTGAAGTCGGCGCACTCGAAGGGCGGGTTCTCGCAAGGGCGGTTCGAGCGCCGGCGCGAGGGACAGATCGACGAGCATCTCGACGACGCCATCGACGTGATCGCCGAGTACGCGGAGGATGAGACGGTAAACGGGGACGACATAGACCGAACGATCGTCGTCGGCGAGCGGAGCGTCCTCGGTCGAGTTCGCCAGCACGCGGACGTCACCGACGTCTCCGACGCGACTGGGAGCCCGAGAGACGCGCTCGACGACGCGTTCCGGGACTTCTGGACGGCGCGGATCCACGCGATCTGA
- a CDS encoding rhodanese-like domain-containing protein encodes MVDEIDPADLAALSDDERREMRIVDIRDRRAFDRGHIPGSECIPFPELSTRITELSGASRVVTVCPHGIASQQAAQLIGSYADAQDARVESLRGGLEAWGREGVDVVATSDDGDSGERPDDESGATPDPGDGDEGPEAPF; translated from the coding sequence ATGGTCGACGAGATCGACCCCGCCGACCTCGCGGCGCTGTCCGACGACGAGCGGCGCGAGATGCGGATCGTCGACATCCGCGACCGACGCGCGTTCGACCGCGGACACATTCCGGGGAGCGAGTGTATTCCCTTCCCGGAGTTGTCGACTCGGATCACGGAACTCTCGGGCGCGTCTCGCGTCGTCACCGTCTGTCCCCACGGGATCGCGAGCCAGCAGGCCGCACAGCTGATCGGGAGCTACGCCGACGCGCAGGACGCGCGCGTCGAGAGCCTTCGCGGCGGGCTCGAAGCTTGGGGACGCGAGGGCGTCGACGTGGTCGCCACGTCGGACGATGGCGATTCCGGCGAGCGACCCGACGACGAGTCCGGGGCCACCCCCGACCCCGGCGACGGCGACGAGGGCCCCGAGGCACCGTTCTAG
- a CDS encoding cupin domain-containing protein has product MTMDRYADAVDDLQPDRGAVETAELVVTDDVLVKAFVLGPGAAIDPHEHGDATNVFHVIDGEPTVIRGDASEPLAAPAVVPNERGVVHGLRNDTDERAVVTASLCPLP; this is encoded by the coding sequence ATGACGATGGACCGATACGCGGACGCGGTCGACGACCTGCAACCGGATCGGGGCGCGGTCGAGACGGCCGAACTGGTCGTCACCGACGACGTGCTCGTGAAGGCGTTCGTCCTCGGCCCCGGGGCCGCGATCGACCCGCACGAGCACGGCGACGCGACGAACGTCTTCCATGTGATCGACGGGGAGCCGACCGTGATCCGCGGCGACGCGTCCGAGCCGCTCGCGGCCCCTGCGGTGGTGCCGAACGAGCGCGGCGTCGTCCACGGGCTCAGAAACGACACCGACGAGCGCGCCGTGGTCACGGCGAGCCTCTGTCCGCTCCCCTGA